A region of the Drosophila ananassae strain 14024-0371.13 chromosome XL, ASM1763931v2, whole genome shotgun sequence genome:
TGTGGTGCGCTTTCGTCGTGGCTGGCGCACTTTGCGTCCCTCCTCCTGCGGCTGTTGGATCATCGGCTCGACGCTGGGAAGCTCCTTACGCTCCTCATCCTCCAGCTTGGGAGTCCCATCCGCCTGGATAACGGGTTTCGGCTTGATGCCGAGGTACTTGCCGCGCACCAAATGGAAGTGATTGGTGGCGTGGCCGGCAAACGTCAGGACCAAAAAGGCCAGCGGCAAGGTCATAGCTGCTTGGCAATAGTATTCATACTCGATATAGGTCAGGTGCGAGACGTAACCCATCCAGAGCACTATTATCTTCAGTAGCAGGTACAGTGTGTATTCCGTGGCCTTCCAGAAGTGCAGGCCAACGTCCAATACGAACACCGAGACTATGACCTCATAGACCCACTTGAGAAAACGGGGCACACCCTCCAGCTTCTCCGGCACGAAACTGTTGTCATAGATGAGGTCCATCAGGGCCAGGGTAACCATCACGGAGGGTAGTTTCGGTCCCGGGGTCTCGATGTCCTCGTCGTTCGATTCCGTCAGATAGTTGATCCAAAGGAGGGCACTGGCGATGCAAACACACACAATATTagtcattatttttgtttctttttagaaaatatcgcaaaaaaataaaactgtttaaaatttttgaggAATTTTTTTCggataaattttttttagttgttaATCGTTCGAGAGCTGAAGGTCTACTGAACTCCCTTCCTGGTGGAGTCGAACGGGTAGACTTTGAAGTAAATCCCAAAGTGAACTTCTCTCACTTCGATGGcgctgtcacggtcgccagaAAGCCAGGCCTGCTTGATTGAACAGCGTTGTCTCGTTCTTGGCTTCATCCTAGGTCCTTCGTTCTATCCTTTTTCTCTTATTGTGCTCTAGGCACTTGAAAGTGTCCTTTGTCTGCATTTTCTACAAGAGTGactctgtgtgtgtgcttttCAATCCCCTGTGACATCATTCAATTGACATAACGATGACGGCGCGAACTTATCAGCTTGCAAACAGTGCGTAGGTGAGCTTCCAGCCACTTTTCACCTCCTTCCCCTCTAATATTTCATCTCTTCCATGTCTTTTATCTTCTATTTTGCGGTTTACCCCCTTAAGTTGGAAGTAAACAACcaaagtaccgggtatcgtATGTTAGTGCCCTTTTTTCCACCTGACCCTGTCGCttattttctgtttctgtCACATTTCGGACCAAAAGCATGTCCTTCTCTGTGATTTTCGGCCTGGGAACCAATTGGCCCGGCCAAAATGGCCGAAAAACCAACTAGAAAATGGCAGAAAAAGCCAGAGTTCGTCAAAAGTGTGAACTTGGGGCTTAAAGCGAACGCAGCAGCGCATAAATCAACAATAAATGCTGAagaccaaaacaaaaaacaagccacaaaactgaaagaaaagcAAATTTAATCTTtctcgtattttttttttttttggtttttggctgCGTTCTGTTTGATTTGCGGAAAGCGTAAGGCAGGAGGGCCAAaaggggctggggctggggctgttGGCCAAAAGGCGGCCGAGTGCCGACGAGACGGGACCCAGTTTGCAAAGTAAACAAACGGCAAATGAAATGCCGCCGACGTCCGTCGACTgaaactattaaaaatgaaatggcCTGTGTGTGAGGGGGCCCTCCTGCCGGCCAAGACCGTTTCAGTTCTCGTTTAGACCTGGCCGAAAGGGACACTGGCCCATAGATGTGGCATCTATAATGCATACATATATGCGGAGAATGTGATGCAGGGGCGGGTTGGAAAAGGGAGCTCCGCCGGCCACATGACTgttggcttttattttaatttaaaaaaaataatgattaaaatatttagttaaatatatttgttttatatttactTTCATAAGATTAGAGTTTCAAGTATCGGGTTTCATCAGACTATCATCAGACTATACTGTTTTCTCCTTCtcctttttctttaattttatttgattttatgtattttataaTCTGTACTctcttaattttatttataattttttaaaggtaatttattaaaaattacttttataagtttaaagtttcaagTATCGGGTATCATATCATCATATCAGATTCTAGAACACAATGTCTCTTTTCTTATCTTTTTtacataattttattttattttgttttatatataatctatacattcttcattttatttataatttttttttaagttaattattaataattactTGCACAACTTTTTATGTTACAAGTATcatatgtataatatatatctTGATTCTAGAACATAATATTTTCTCCTCAtcttttttctttgatttaatttaatttgatttgattttattttacttataATCTATACtctctttattttattatagaaTTTTTAGTATAATTTTATTCAGTGTAGTTTCCATAAATTGTTCATCTTCTCATATCGCTCGCCTCCCCACAGAGATGTTCATTTGCATATGGCCCGAACATTGGCAGGTTGTTGCCAGCGTTTCGACCAAACTTCAAGTACTCCGATGACCCACATACATACAGTTGCATAAATGGTTAAAAGCAACAGTGCGTTTCATATCCATAAGGTTTTTACTATTAGAAAATCTAATCTATACACTAAATCAAGAGAGTTTAAGCCTAAATCTCTTCAGCAACCCTAGACTTATTGTAGttgtggttttatttttatgaaactCACTGTACTGGCCAAAGAGTGTTTATGAAATATGCAAATGACACAAAATCGCTGGCAAttgcatagtttttttttgtcttatttttgtttcccatTTAACCCCAAAATGCCCTCAAAAATGCAGGGTTAACCCCTGTGCCGCTGTGGGGGTCCCAGAAGGCCTTGATTGATTAAAGAGTGGAATAAAAAGGGTTTCCCAGGACGAAGGCTGAGAACGAGTGAGAATTTGTCTTGGAATCCTTGCTAATACGAGGGCATAAGTCAGGAGCTGTGTCCATTATCCTTTGCCAGCAATTACCATTGTAAGGACAATGACAAATCATTTCcaagcatcagcatcagcatcagtcCATGCGACATCTTTTCATTTTTCGAAAACAAGGACTTGATTGTGCCTTACGCCCTCTGCCCTCTGACCTTTCTACAAAATAAACATCAGATGAATTCTTTGTCCGGCGCTTGcctaatttgtttttctttcgaGTTTAATTTGAAACCTGGACAAGAGACAACAGCAGACAGGCTCCACCCCACAGCCCAGAATAACAACAACTGGGTCTTGGCCCAGTCCTTGTGATAACTTGGCCACAGCAACAGTTTGTCTGCCAACTGCCGAAAGACGAAAAGCAAATTTTCCTTTTCAGTTTTACTTTTCCAAAACCCACCCCCCACCCACCCCAAAGGAGGTGGAAAATGCTGGCGCTGCGTGCTCGGAAAATGTGTTTATTTAGGATAACTTAACTGATTGTTGTTCTCGGCCAGTTGACAATTGGCCCCAGAGAAATGGAGAAAGATGGCGAGGTGGAGTAGCTGTAAGGACGAGACAAAAGCGAACGAGGGTGGAGTCCTGGGAGACAAAGGACACTCGAAGGCGCGCCACGTGCACACAAAGCGCATTGTGGCACAAACAGTCGAGCAAAGCACAAAAGACAACAGCTTAGTGGCCAGTTGTTACAACCTGAGATACCCTGGAATATTTCTTAAACCAATAATGATTGAATTTAATCTAATTTAATTAGGTATAATTTCTTAATTCGAAATCCTATTGAAATTGTACAGTTTTTAAAAGCATGCCTTTAATGCATAATAGTACCGTGTATTACATATCTTAATATATAATTGTACTTA
Encoded here:
- the LOC6503021 gene encoding uncharacterized protein LOC6503021, producing MTNIVCVCIASALLWINYLTESNDEDIETPGPKLPSVMVTLALMDLIYDNSFVPEKLEGVPRFLKWVYEVIVSVFVLDVGLHFWKATEYTLYLLLKIIVLWMGYVSHLTYIEYEYYCQAAMTLPLAFLVLTFAGHATNHFHLVRGKYLGIKPKPVIQADGTPKLEDEERKELPSVEPMIQQPQEEGRKVRQPRRKRTTPQIA